From a region of the Tenggerimyces flavus genome:
- a CDS encoding anthranilate synthase component I encodes MDHQYETAGGITVHRHATPADGATLAELAVELDERRGAILSSGVEYPGRYTRWHVGYVDPPLELVARGRSVEVRTHSARGRVLLPALAEVLRPVGEVVSECEKTFTLYIPPGTEAFEEEDRSRQPTVFSALRAVVDAFASPSDEHLGLYGAFGYDLAFQFDPVRLRHARDAEHRDLVLHLPDELLVWDRRRETCMRYTYDFTVGDRSTVGLPRGTEPSPPAPRRAVPERQPRGTYAQVVRDAKEYFRRGDLFEVVPGHKLYGTCDRPAAFYERLRTQNPAPYEFLFNLGAGEFLVGASPEMYVRVAPSVPGVPQRIETCPISGTIKRGTDALEDAEQIRTLLNSTKDESELTMCTDVDRNDKARVCVPGSVRILARRQIELYSRLIHTVDHLEGRLRPGLDAFDAFLTHMWAVTVTGAPKLWAMQFIEEHEALPRRWYGGAVGFVGFDGSMNTGLTLRTAHIEGGVATIHVGSTLLFDSDPEAEEAETELKASALLGALTPPAPVSAHALLREQPGAGMDVLVVDLEDSFVHTLGDYFRQQGARVRTLRHGRALEALRSSSPDLVVLSPGPGQPSDFDCAGLMALLDERGLPTFGVCLGMQAMLEARGTSLSQLETPAHGKPGRIRVLGGSLLDGLGEEFTAGRYHSLHARPAEVKGYEVTAVLDQVAMAIEDPVRRQWGVQFHPESILTASGGTGHRLIANLLTQCSLAAVDR; translated from the coding sequence ATGGATCACCAGTACGAGACCGCCGGCGGCATCACCGTCCACCGGCACGCGACCCCCGCGGACGGCGCGACGCTGGCCGAGCTCGCGGTCGAGCTCGACGAACGCCGCGGCGCCATCCTCAGCTCCGGCGTGGAGTATCCGGGCCGCTACACCAGATGGCACGTCGGGTACGTCGACCCGCCGCTCGAGCTGGTCGCGCGCGGCCGGTCGGTCGAGGTGCGAACCCACAGCGCGCGCGGGCGGGTGCTCCTGCCCGCGCTCGCCGAGGTGCTGCGGCCGGTCGGCGAGGTCGTCTCCGAGTGCGAGAAGACGTTCACGCTCTACATCCCGCCAGGGACCGAGGCCTTCGAGGAGGAGGACCGGAGCCGGCAGCCGACGGTCTTCTCCGCGCTGCGGGCCGTGGTCGACGCGTTCGCGAGCCCGTCGGATGAGCACCTGGGGTTGTACGGCGCGTTCGGGTACGACCTCGCGTTCCAGTTCGACCCGGTCCGGCTCAGGCACGCGCGGGACGCGGAGCATCGCGACCTCGTGCTGCACCTGCCCGACGAACTGCTGGTGTGGGACCGGCGCCGCGAGACGTGCATGCGCTACACGTACGACTTCACCGTCGGCGACCGCTCGACCGTCGGGCTGCCGCGCGGCACCGAGCCCAGCCCGCCAGCGCCTCGACGCGCTGTTCCCGAGCGGCAGCCGCGCGGCACGTACGCGCAGGTGGTCCGCGACGCGAAGGAGTACTTCCGCCGCGGTGACCTGTTCGAGGTCGTGCCCGGGCACAAGCTGTACGGCACGTGTGACCGGCCGGCCGCGTTCTACGAACGGCTGCGCACGCAGAACCCCGCGCCGTACGAGTTCCTGTTCAACCTCGGCGCGGGCGAGTTCCTCGTCGGCGCCTCGCCGGAGATGTACGTCCGCGTCGCGCCGTCCGTGCCCGGCGTACCGCAGCGGATCGAGACCTGTCCGATCTCCGGCACGATCAAGCGCGGCACCGACGCGCTGGAGGACGCCGAGCAGATCCGTACATTGCTGAACTCCACGAAGGACGAGTCGGAGCTCACCATGTGCACCGACGTCGACCGCAACGACAAGGCGCGGGTCTGTGTCCCGGGGTCGGTGCGCATCCTCGCCCGTCGCCAGATCGAGCTGTACAGCAGGCTGATCCACACGGTCGACCACCTCGAGGGTCGGCTGCGGCCCGGGCTGGACGCGTTCGACGCGTTCCTCACGCACATGTGGGCGGTGACGGTGACCGGCGCGCCGAAGCTGTGGGCGATGCAGTTCATCGAGGAGCACGAGGCGCTGCCGCGGCGCTGGTACGGCGGCGCGGTGGGGTTCGTCGGGTTCGACGGCTCGATGAACACCGGGCTCACGTTGCGTACCGCGCACATCGAAGGCGGCGTGGCGACGATCCACGTCGGGTCCACGCTGCTGTTCGACTCCGATCCGGAGGCAGAGGAGGCGGAGACCGAGCTGAAGGCGAGCGCGCTGTTGGGCGCTCTGACGCCGCCGGCTCCCGTCTCGGCGCACGCTCTGCTGCGGGAGCAGCCGGGCGCCGGCATGGACGTGCTGGTCGTCGACCTGGAGGACTCGTTCGTCCACACCCTTGGGGATTACTTCCGGCAGCAGGGCGCGCGCGTCCGTACGCTTCGACATGGACGGGCGTTGGAGGCGTTGCGGTCGTCGTCGCCGGATCTCGTCGTGCTGTCGCCCGGGCCGGGGCAGCCGTCGGACTTCGACTGCGCGGGGTTGATGGCGTTGCTGGACGAGCGGGGGCTGCCGACGTTCGGCGTCTGCCTCGGCATGCAGGCGATGCTGGAGGCGCGCGGTACGTCGCTGTCGCAGCTGGAGACGCCAGCGCACGGGAAGCCGGGCCGCATCCGCGTGCTGGGCGGCTCGCTGCTCGACGGGCTCGGCGAGGAGTTCACGGCCGGGCGCTACCACTCGCTGCACGCGAGGCCGGCCGAAGTGAAGGGGTACGAGGTCACCGCGGTGCTCGACCAGGTCGCGATGGCGATCGAGGACCCGGTGCGGCGGCAGTGGGGCGTGCAGTTCCATCCCGAGTCGATCCTCACGGCGTCCGGCGGAACGGGACACCGGCTGATCGCGAACCTGCTCACCCAGTGCTCGCTCGCGGCGGTGGATCGATGA
- a CDS encoding ornithine cyclodeaminase family protein has translation MTLLLNRTDLLGLLTVEAGLEAIRAGFAAEPTAVVAQRVRTELPGPGTATALIPGLVDGIPAYTVKANAKFPAAHPALRGVVCLHDLGTGELLAVLDSATITAWRTGLAAALGTHLLARPDAETVGVIGAGAQADLVVRGLRQLREFDLIAYDTDAERARAFHQATVVDSSRDLAAQADVVVLATWSRAPILTAQDVRDSMHLTSLGADEPGKVELAGDVFATSRVIVDDVQLAANVGTTNAAATLADVVNGHAEGRRDTTERTVYAPVGLPWQDLAMSWIAYQAAQTTDTGTRYDWLA, from the coding sequence ATGACGTTGCTGCTGAACCGCACCGATCTGCTCGGCCTCCTCACGGTCGAAGCCGGGCTGGAGGCGATCCGCGCGGGCTTCGCCGCCGAGCCGACCGCGGTCGTGGCGCAGCGGGTGCGGACGGAATTGCCTGGGCCGGGGACCGCGACGGCGCTCATTCCCGGGCTCGTCGACGGCATCCCGGCGTACACGGTCAAGGCGAACGCGAAGTTCCCCGCTGCGCATCCGGCCCTACGCGGGGTCGTCTGCCTGCACGACCTCGGGACCGGCGAGCTGCTCGCCGTCCTCGACTCCGCCACCATCACGGCCTGGCGCACGGGTCTCGCAGCCGCCCTCGGCACGCACCTGCTCGCGCGACCAGACGCGGAGACGGTCGGCGTGATCGGCGCCGGCGCGCAGGCCGACCTGGTCGTACGTGGCCTCCGGCAGCTCCGCGAGTTCGACCTGATCGCGTACGACACCGACGCCGAACGAGCCCGCGCGTTCCACCAAGCGACCGTCGTCGACTCGTCGCGCGACCTCGCGGCACAAGCGGACGTCGTCGTGCTCGCCACCTGGTCCCGCGCGCCAATCCTCACCGCGCAAGACGTACGCGACAGCATGCACCTCACCAGCCTCGGCGCCGACGAGCCCGGCAAGGTCGAGCTCGCCGGCGACGTGTTCGCGACCAGCCGGGTGATCGTCGACGACGTGCAGCTCGCCGCGAACGTCGGCACGACGAACGCCGCTGCCACGCTGGCCGATGTCGTCAACGGACACGCCGAAGGCCGGCGCGACACCACCGAACGCACCGTCTACGCGCCCGTCGGGCTGCCCTGGCAGGACCTCGCGATGTCCTGGATCGCCTACCAGGCAGCCCAAACGACCGACACAGGCACGCGCTACGACTGGCTCGCCTGA
- a CDS encoding FAD-binding and (Fe-S)-binding domain-containing protein: MSLQVELERVVQGQVRFDTTTRAVFAVDASNYRHVPLAVVQPREVDDVLAAVDVCDRLGVPLLPRGAGTSIGGQAINEAVVLDFSRHLNRVLSIDPGKRTARVQPGTVLDDLRKAAAPHGLTFGPDPSTHSRCTLGGMIGNNACGSHSVAWGKTVDNVESLDVLLADGTRLTLGPSTPDHEVVRKLRALGDRYGALVRDAFPQLTRRVSGYNLDQLLPENGFHLAKAIVGTEGTCVTILEAEVTLVDAPKARALAVLGFPDAFVAADHVLPILDLKPLTIESVDAAIVAIARRRSPANPALDGLPQGGAWLYVETGGDTLAEAEAQAREIARAVDSTHAIVTDPAVMRAIWRVREEGAGTATRLPDGSEAWPGWEDAAVPPERLGSYLRGFDGLLREHKRQGLYYGHFGDGCIHVRIDFDLLTAPGIKGFRRFMEDAADLVVAHGGSLSGEHGDGQARAELLARMYPPELLAAFGEFKAIWDPRGLMNPHRIVEPAKLDDDVRVFLGTPKINGDTTFAFSHDRDGFFGATRRCVGVGKCVASDGGVMCPSYRATREEQHSTRGRARLLFEMASGQLVEDGWRSTEVRDALDLCLSCKGCKTDCPVNVDMATYKAEFLSKHYEGRVRPASHYSMGWLPTWLRLGSPFARVVNALTSARPVAWLAKRLGGIAAERAIPRFAVGSLVRRLRGRPAPDLPPDAPRVLLWPDTFTNYFDPALGEDAYAVLTSLGYRVDVPRGPVCCGLTWVSTGQLGKAKRVLRRTLRTLRPWLTAGVPVVGLEPSCTALFRGELTDLLPGDADAVRLKEQTKTLAEVLAAHPAKFHVKRSGQKAMVQVHCHQHAELGFNADRDVLAKLGVEAEVLDSGCCGLAGNFGFEQGHYDVSMACAERVLLPAVRGAEESVAVLADGFSCRTQVRQAGLREPVHLAQLAARALGVDGHSAE, from the coding sequence GTGTCGTTGCAGGTGGAGCTCGAACGAGTCGTCCAGGGTCAGGTGCGCTTCGACACCACCACTCGCGCGGTCTTCGCGGTCGACGCCTCCAACTACCGCCACGTACCCCTCGCCGTCGTGCAGCCGCGTGAGGTCGACGACGTCCTCGCGGCGGTCGATGTGTGCGACCGGCTCGGCGTGCCGCTGTTGCCACGCGGCGCTGGTACGAGCATCGGCGGGCAGGCGATCAACGAGGCCGTCGTGCTCGACTTCTCCCGCCACCTCAACCGAGTCCTGAGCATCGACCCCGGCAAGCGCACCGCTCGGGTGCAGCCGGGTACGGTGCTCGACGATCTGCGCAAGGCAGCAGCTCCGCACGGGCTCACGTTCGGACCTGACCCGTCCACGCACAGCCGCTGCACGCTCGGCGGGATGATCGGCAACAACGCCTGCGGCTCGCATTCGGTCGCGTGGGGCAAGACGGTCGACAACGTCGAGTCGCTCGATGTCCTGCTGGCCGACGGCACCCGCCTCACGCTCGGACCCTCGACCCCTGACCACGAGGTCGTACGCAAGCTGCGAGCGCTCGGCGACCGCTACGGCGCGCTGGTCCGCGACGCGTTCCCCCAGCTCACGCGCCGCGTGTCCGGCTACAACCTCGACCAGCTGCTGCCCGAGAACGGCTTCCACCTGGCCAAGGCGATCGTCGGCACCGAGGGCACCTGCGTCACGATCCTCGAGGCCGAGGTCACGCTCGTCGATGCTCCGAAGGCGCGAGCGCTCGCCGTCCTCGGCTTCCCGGACGCGTTCGTCGCTGCCGACCACGTGCTGCCTATCCTCGACCTGAAGCCGCTCACGATCGAGAGTGTCGACGCGGCGATCGTCGCGATCGCGCGGCGTCGTTCGCCGGCCAACCCGGCGCTGGACGGGCTCCCGCAGGGCGGCGCGTGGCTGTACGTCGAGACCGGCGGCGACACGCTCGCCGAGGCAGAGGCCCAGGCGCGCGAGATCGCGCGGGCGGTCGACTCGACGCACGCGATCGTCACCGATCCCGCGGTCATGCGGGCGATCTGGCGCGTCCGCGAGGAGGGCGCGGGTACGGCGACGCGGCTGCCCGACGGCAGCGAGGCGTGGCCGGGTTGGGAGGACGCGGCCGTCCCGCCCGAGCGGCTCGGCTCGTACCTGCGCGGCTTCGACGGCCTGCTGCGCGAGCACAAACGGCAGGGCCTCTACTACGGCCACTTCGGCGACGGCTGCATCCACGTTCGCATCGACTTCGACCTGCTCACGGCGCCTGGGATCAAGGGGTTCCGGCGGTTCATGGAGGACGCGGCGGACCTCGTGGTCGCGCACGGCGGGTCGCTCTCGGGCGAGCACGGCGACGGTCAGGCGCGGGCGGAGCTGCTCGCGCGGATGTACCCGCCGGAGCTGCTGGCGGCCTTCGGCGAGTTCAAGGCGATCTGGGATCCGCGCGGGCTGATGAACCCGCATCGGATCGTGGAGCCCGCCAAGCTCGACGACGACGTGCGGGTGTTCCTCGGGACGCCGAAGATCAACGGGGACACGACGTTCGCGTTCTCCCACGACCGGGACGGCTTCTTCGGCGCGACCCGGCGCTGCGTCGGCGTGGGCAAGTGCGTCGCGTCCGACGGCGGGGTGATGTGCCCGTCGTACCGGGCGACCCGCGAGGAGCAGCACTCGACGCGCGGCCGGGCTCGGCTGCTGTTCGAGATGGCGAGCGGGCAGCTGGTGGAGGACGGCTGGCGTTCGACCGAGGTACGGGACGCGCTCGACCTCTGCCTGTCCTGCAAGGGCTGCAAGACCGACTGCCCGGTGAACGTGGACATGGCGACGTACAAGGCGGAGTTCCTCAGCAAGCACTACGAAGGTCGGGTGCGGCCGGCGTCGCACTACTCGATGGGCTGGCTGCCGACCTGGCTGCGGCTCGGGTCGCCGTTCGCTCGGGTGGTGAACGCGCTGACCTCGGCGCGGCCGGTGGCGTGGCTGGCGAAACGGCTCGGCGGGATCGCGGCGGAACGGGCCATCCCGCGGTTCGCCGTCGGCTCGCTCGTGCGCCGGCTGCGCGGCCGCCCCGCTCCGGACCTGCCGCCCGACGCGCCGCGGGTGCTGCTGTGGCCGGACACGTTCACGAACTACTTCGACCCCGCGCTCGGCGAGGACGCGTACGCGGTGCTGACGTCCCTCGGTTACCGGGTGGACGTGCCGCGCGGTCCGGTCTGCTGCGGGCTGACGTGGGTGTCGACGGGCCAACTGGGCAAGGCGAAACGCGTTCTCCGTCGTACGCTCCGCACGCTGCGGCCATGGCTCACCGCGGGCGTGCCGGTGGTCGGGCTGGAGCCGAGCTGTACGGCGTTGTTCCGCGGCGAGCTGACCGACCTGCTGCCCGGCGACGCCGATGCCGTGCGGCTGAAGGAGCAGACGAAGACGCTCGCCGAGGTGCTCGCTGCGCATCCCGCAAAGTTCCACGTGAAACGTTCCGGGCAGAAGGCGATGGTCCAGGTGCACTGCCACCAGCACGCGGAGCTCGGCTTCAATGCCGATCGCGACGTGCTGGCGAAGCTCGGCGTCGAGGCCGAGGTGCTGGACTCGGGTTGCTGTGGGCTGGCCGGCAACTTCGGCTTCGAGCAGGGGCACTACGACGTGTCGATGGCGTGCGCGGAGCGGGTGCTGCTGCCGGCCGTGCGCGGCGCGGAGGAGTCGGTCGCGGTGTTGGCGGACGGCTTCAGCTGCCGTACGCAGGTGCGCCAGGCGGGACTGCGCGAGCCCGTTCACCTGGCGCAGCTGGCTGCTCGAGCGCTAGGAGTGGACGGTCACTCCGCCGAGTAG
- a CDS encoding aldo/keto reductase → MNLGDLTVHRLGFGALRLKLSDRETSKQILRRAVELGVTFVDTADSYHLGQNEELIAEALHPYAKDLVIGTKAGQAHPGDDWIPLGRPEYLRQQAELSLRRLRLERIDLFQLHRVDPKVPFEEQLGALKRLQDEGKVRHVGLSEVGIDEIEAANAITPIVSVQNLYNLSQRRSETVLDYCEAKGIAFLPWLPVQPSARTPDDALEQVAKKHGVSTTRVALAWLLARSPVMLPIPGTSKREHLEDNLAAVDLELTDEDRKLLGGVTVHS, encoded by the coding sequence ATGAACCTCGGCGACCTCACCGTCCACCGGCTCGGCTTCGGCGCACTCCGCCTCAAGCTGTCCGACCGCGAGACCTCGAAGCAGATCCTCCGTCGCGCCGTCGAGCTCGGGGTCACCTTCGTCGACACCGCGGACTCGTACCATCTCGGCCAGAACGAGGAACTGATCGCCGAAGCCCTGCACCCGTACGCGAAAGACCTGGTCATCGGCACCAAGGCCGGTCAGGCGCACCCCGGCGACGACTGGATCCCGCTCGGCCGTCCCGAGTACCTCCGGCAACAGGCCGAGCTCAGCCTCCGGCGGCTCAGGCTCGAGCGCATCGACCTGTTCCAGCTGCACCGCGTCGACCCGAAGGTCCCGTTCGAGGAACAGCTCGGCGCGCTCAAGCGGCTGCAGGACGAGGGCAAGGTCCGCCACGTCGGCCTGTCCGAGGTAGGCATCGACGAGATCGAGGCGGCGAACGCGATCACGCCGATCGTCAGCGTGCAGAACCTCTACAACCTCAGCCAGCGCCGGTCGGAGACCGTTCTCGACTACTGCGAGGCGAAGGGCATCGCGTTCCTGCCCTGGCTCCCGGTGCAGCCGAGCGCCCGCACGCCCGACGACGCGCTCGAGCAGGTCGCGAAGAAGCACGGCGTCTCGACCACCCGTGTCGCGCTCGCCTGGCTGCTGGCCCGGTCGCCGGTCATGCTGCCGATCCCGGGTACGTCGAAGCGCGAGCACCTCGAGGACAACCTCGCCGCCGTCGACCTGGAGCTGACCGACGAGGACCGCAAGCTACTCGGCGGAGTGACCGTCCACTCCTAG
- a CDS encoding LysR family transcriptional regulator, protein MLNLERLRVLHAVSSTGSVRGAAEWLHVTTSAVSQQIDRLEREVGQPLVERQGRGVRLTEAGVVLAAHAASLLAEVERVEADLAERAGAVVGRVTVAAFATAARGLLPSALRSLRTTYSRLTVRLTELEPTDALPLLLRGEVDVAVVQDWAEAPLDLPDGLATRDLLSDVLDAALPSSHPLADKESIGLADLAGSDWVMWTSGQICNSWIEDSLRSEGVRPDVIHTASEHSTQLALVAAGVGVAIIPRLGREPVPADVRIVPTSPPLTRRVFAVWRASTTRRPTIGAVLDALTEAASDPGRS, encoded by the coding sequence GTGCTCAACCTCGAACGGCTTCGCGTACTGCACGCTGTCTCCTCGACCGGCTCGGTGCGCGGCGCGGCGGAGTGGCTGCACGTCACGACGTCCGCGGTGTCGCAGCAGATCGACCGGCTGGAGCGCGAGGTCGGGCAGCCGCTGGTCGAGCGGCAGGGGCGGGGCGTACGGCTCACCGAGGCGGGCGTGGTGCTCGCCGCGCACGCCGCCTCGCTGCTGGCGGAGGTCGAGCGAGTCGAGGCCGACCTCGCCGAACGGGCAGGCGCGGTGGTCGGGCGGGTGACGGTCGCCGCCTTCGCGACGGCCGCGCGCGGGCTGTTGCCGTCGGCGCTGCGGTCGTTGCGCACGACGTACTCGCGGCTGACCGTACGGCTGACCGAGCTGGAGCCGACCGACGCGCTGCCGCTGCTGCTGCGCGGCGAGGTGGACGTCGCGGTCGTGCAGGACTGGGCCGAGGCGCCGCTCGACCTACCGGACGGGCTCGCGACGCGGGACCTGCTCTCCGACGTGCTGGACGCCGCGCTGCCGTCGTCGCATCCGCTGGCCGACAAGGAGTCGATCGGGCTCGCGGACCTGGCGGGTTCGGACTGGGTGATGTGGACGAGCGGTCAGATCTGCAACTCGTGGATCGAGGACTCGCTGCGTTCGGAGGGCGTACGTCCGGACGTGATCCACACCGCGTCCGAGCACTCGACCCAGCTCGCCCTCGTCGCCGCCGGCGTGGGCGTCGCGATCATCCCCCGCCTCGGCCGCGAGCCGGTGCCCGCCGACGTACGCATCGTCCCTACGTCGCCCCCGCTGACCCGCCGAGTCTTCGCCGTCTGGCGCGCCAGCACCACCCGCCGCCCAACAATCGGCGCGGTGCTGGACGCGCTCACCGAGGCGGCGTCCGATCCCGGACGGTCCTGA